A section of the Elusimicrobiota bacterium genome encodes:
- a CDS encoding hemolysin III family protein, giving the protein MPGRVFNFRSRINKNRDQSSGEEIANSISHGIGLLAALIGIPFLLQQTARTGDRVFLVANSIFLSTIVLLYLTSTLYHALPKGKAKHVFRITEHIAIFYLIAGTYTSFTLGILRGPWGWTFFGLTWALALMGVVLKLTSGVRHPVISTTHYLLMGWVIVIAVRPLWLRLSHMEFVWIFLGGLAYTGGVVFYALDSRMRYSHFIWHLFVMTGTVLHYFAVYWYAGRAV; this is encoded by the coding sequence ATGCCTGGTCGGGTTTTTAATTTTAGGAGTCGTATTAACAAAAATCGGGATCAATCATCGGGAGAGGAGATCGCCAACAGCATCAGCCACGGGATAGGCCTTTTGGCCGCTCTGATTGGAATTCCGTTTCTCCTTCAGCAGACCGCGCGAACCGGAGACAGGGTTTTTCTCGTAGCCAACTCCATTTTTCTATCAACGATTGTGCTCTTGTATCTCACCTCTACGCTCTATCACGCGTTGCCCAAGGGAAAAGCGAAACATGTTTTCCGGATTACCGAACACATCGCCATTTTTTATCTGATTGCCGGGACATATACTTCCTTCACGCTGGGCATCCTTCGCGGTCCATGGGGGTGGACGTTCTTTGGCCTCACCTGGGCCCTGGCTCTGATGGGCGTGGTCCTCAAACTGACTAGCGGCGTACGCCACCCTGTTATTTCAACGACGCATTATCTGCTGATGGGCTGGGTCATTGTGATTGCGGTTCGTCCGCTCTGGCTCCGCCTCTCGCACATGGAATTTGTTTGGATTTTTCTGGGAGGCCTGGCCTATACCGGAGGTGTTGTGTTCTACGCGCTCGATTCCCGTATGCGATACAGCCACTTCATCTGGCATTTATTCGTGATGACCGGAACGGTTCTGCATTATTTTGCTGTTTATTGGTACGCGGGGAGGGCCGTTTAG
- a CDS encoding type II secretion system protein has product MILTRRTNGFTLIELMIVVAIIGILAAVAIPQFVNMIAKSQEATAKGHLGDLRSAISIYYADNEGLYPPPSATDTALKDALTSGQKYLSALPTITLPATARNTGHPASNSEGNTTQAACPPVVTDVPDQIFYYDAANNNCWGHVYIHCTHADLAGNAWSGF; this is encoded by the coding sequence ATGATTTTGACGCGAAGAACAAACGGTTTTACGTTGATCGAGTTGATGATCGTTGTGGCGATCATCGGAATCCTGGCCGCTGTCGCGATCCCGCAGTTCGTTAATATGATCGCGAAATCACAAGAAGCCACCGCCAAAGGACACTTAGGAGATCTGCGCAGCGCCATTTCGATCTATTACGCCGATAATGAGGGGCTCTATCCGCCGCCTTCGGCCACCGACACGGCGCTGAAAGACGCTCTCACATCCGGTCAAAAATATCTTTCCGCTCTTCCCACCATCACGCTCCCGGCCACCGCGAGAAATACGGGACACCCCGCCTCCAACAGTGAAGGAAACACGACGCAGGCGGCCTGTCCGCCTGTGGTGACGGATGTTCCAGATCAGATCTTTTATTACGATGCCGCCAATAATAATTGCTGGGGCCATGTCTATATCCACTGCACCCACGCGGATCTCGCAGGAAATGCCTGGTCGGGTTTTTAA